A single genomic interval of Acidovorax sp. 1608163 harbors:
- a CDS encoding FAD-binding oxidoreductase — MAHRKSLNRTAKQRRIAHFLSQPLQAAAPGQSATLTAAQKADLESRTVGHVVFPWDPDYDTDRQETNPAFQYYPLVIVYCACETDVLVSMAVARDAGLVVSVRSGGHSTAGYSVNTGGMVIDLSEMKGVVLDEDRALVHVLSGTPFEVFNGALNGTGWHVPTGACGSVCVAGFVQGGGYGYTSRTYGIQSDKAAAFRVALASGKVVTAKADGEHADLFWALRGGTGGNFGVVLQVSYHMVRLPSVWGWSITWQAEQAAQVLELLQKDYTRQGAPDQLGYMMNLGYYNGEVVYMVQGMYCGPRDEGYAAIQSLLQIPGAQLVVDKVGTYPDLNNYFEDHPYPLPQDLPDGIRETKASGYVDKPIPQAVWQKVIDQFHKAVNPWSMVYTEPYGGAIARYPVKDSAFVHRHVDMDIVIDGCWRNEEERVKVQAWIDGLYDLLRPYMNGHVYQNYPNRDLKDFAQAYWGDEAYLRLREVKTKYDPTNFFCYEQSIAPL; from the coding sequence ATGGCCCATCGGAAAAGTCTCAACCGCACGGCAAAGCAACGCCGCATCGCGCACTTCTTGTCACAGCCCCTGCAAGCGGCGGCCCCTGGCCAAAGCGCCACGCTGACGGCGGCCCAAAAAGCCGACCTGGAATCCCGCACCGTCGGGCACGTGGTCTTCCCGTGGGACCCCGACTACGACACGGACCGGCAGGAGACCAACCCTGCGTTCCAGTACTACCCCCTGGTCATTGTTTACTGCGCTTGCGAAACCGACGTGCTGGTGAGCATGGCCGTCGCACGGGACGCGGGGCTGGTGGTATCTGTCCGCTCGGGCGGGCACAGCACAGCAGGCTATTCCGTCAACACCGGCGGCATGGTGATTGACCTGAGCGAGATGAAGGGCGTGGTGCTGGACGAAGACCGGGCCCTGGTGCATGTGCTGTCCGGCACGCCGTTTGAGGTGTTCAACGGCGCACTCAATGGCACGGGCTGGCACGTGCCCACGGGGGCTTGCGGCAGCGTGTGCGTGGCCGGGTTTGTGCAAGGCGGGGGCTATGGCTATACCTCGCGGACCTATGGCATCCAAAGCGACAAGGCGGCGGCGTTTCGCGTGGCGCTGGCCAGTGGCAAGGTGGTGACCGCCAAGGCCGACGGCGAACATGCCGATCTGTTCTGGGCCTTGCGGGGCGGCACCGGCGGCAACTTTGGCGTGGTGCTGCAGGTCAGCTACCACATGGTGCGCCTGCCCTCGGTGTGGGGCTGGTCCATCACCTGGCAGGCCGAGCAGGCCGCGCAGGTGCTGGAGCTGCTGCAAAAGGATTACACCCGCCAGGGAGCCCCCGACCAGCTGGGCTACATGATGAACCTGGGCTACTACAACGGGGAGGTGGTGTACATGGTGCAGGGCATGTACTGCGGCCCGCGCGACGAGGGCTACGCAGCCATCCAGTCGCTGCTGCAAATCCCTGGCGCGCAATTGGTGGTGGACAAGGTAGGTACCTACCCCGATCTGAACAACTACTTTGAAGACCACCCCTACCCCCTGCCGCAAGACCTGCCCGACGGCATTCGCGAGACCAAGGCCAGCGGGTATGTCGACAAGCCCATCCCCCAGGCGGTGTGGCAAAAGGTGATCGACCAGTTCCACAAGGCCGTCAACCCCTGGAGCATGGTCTACACCGAGCCCTATGGCGGCGCGATTGCCCGCTACCCGGTGAAAGACAGCGCCTTCGTGCACCGCCATGTGGACATGGACATCGTGATCGATGGCTGCTGGCGCAATGAGGAAGAGCGCGTGAAGGTGCAGGCCTGGATCGACGGGCTGTACGACCTGCTGCGCCCCTACATGAACGGGCACGTGTACCAGAACTACCCCAACCGGGACCTCAAGGACTTTGCCCAGGCCTATTGGGGCGACGAGGCGTACCTGCGGCTGCGCGAAGTCAAGACGAAGTACGACCCGACCAACTTCTTCTGCTACGAGCAGAGCATTGCGCCTTTGTGA
- a CDS encoding dihydrofolate reductase, producing MTLPPLHLIYARAANGVIGRDNAMPWHLPEDMAHFKQLTQGCVVIMGRKTWDSLPPRFRPLPGRTNIVVTRQGDWQAEGALRADSLEQALQQAQAASTEPGRPVWVMGGAQIYAQALPLASRVEVTEIAQDFDGDAYAPTLDAQWVEAVRTQHVSTNGLPFHFVSYVRG from the coding sequence ATGACCCTGCCGCCACTGCACCTCATCTACGCCCGCGCTGCCAATGGCGTGATCGGCAGAGACAACGCCATGCCCTGGCACCTGCCGGAAGACATGGCGCACTTCAAGCAGCTCACGCAGGGCTGCGTGGTCATCATGGGGCGCAAGACCTGGGACTCGCTGCCCCCGCGTTTTCGCCCGCTGCCTGGACGCACCAACATCGTGGTCACCCGCCAGGGCGACTGGCAGGCCGAGGGTGCGCTGCGTGCAGACAGCCTGGAGCAAGCTCTGCAGCAAGCCCAGGCGGCCAGCACCGAGCCCGGCCGCCCTGTGTGGGTGATGGGCGGCGCGCAAATCTACGCCCAGGCCCTGCCCTTGGCCAGCCGGGTCGAGGTGACAGAGATTGCGCAAGACTTTGACGGCGATGCCTACGCCCCCACGCTGGACGCGCAATGGGTGGAGGCCGTGCGCACCCAGCACGTCAGCACCAACGGCCTGCCTTTTCACTTTGTGAGCTATGTGCGGGGCTGA
- a CDS encoding DUF4337 domain-containing protein, with product MSSGGFHVHGPHDHAIEHATQGHGDDHAPGHGEQGHGGGSSTNKIAMFTAIVATVGAIFAYMGGATQANAGLMKNDAAIKKTEASNQWNYFQSKSTKQSLAELARDLTPGEQEKTKYQAKIDRYETEKNEIKKVAEGLEADARAFDHQSDAQMHQHHRWAQATTALQVAIALAAIALLTRKKWLEWGMYGVASIGLGVGVLAMLHI from the coding sequence ATGTCTTCCGGCGGATTCCACGTACACGGCCCCCACGACCATGCCATCGAGCACGCCACCCAAGGCCACGGGGACGACCACGCCCCCGGCCACGGCGAGCAAGGGCACGGCGGCGGCAGCAGCACCAACAAGATCGCAATGTTCACCGCCATCGTGGCCACGGTGGGCGCCATCTTTGCCTACATGGGCGGCGCCACGCAGGCCAATGCGGGGTTGATGAAAAACGACGCCGCAATCAAGAAGACCGAGGCCTCCAACCAGTGGAATTACTTCCAGTCCAAAAGCACCAAGCAGTCCCTGGCCGAGCTGGCCCGCGACCTGACACCGGGCGAGCAAGAGAAGACCAAGTACCAGGCCAAGATTGACCGCTACGAGACCGAAAAGAACGAGATCAAGAAAGTGGCCGAGGGCCTGGAGGCCGATGCCCGCGCGTTTGACCACCAAAGCGATGCCCAGATGCACCAGCACCACCGCTGGGCCCAGGCCACCACGGCGCTGCAAGTGGCCATTGCCCTCGCCGCCATTGCCCTGCTGACGCGCAAGAAGTGGCTGGAATGGGGCATGTATGGCGTAGCAAGCATTGGCCTGGGCGTGGGCGTGCTGGCCATGCTGCACATCTGA
- a CDS encoding thymidylate synthase, whose translation MTEHARPVRSQYEDFMRHVFTHGVAKADRTGTGTRSVFGHQMRFNLKEGFPLVTTKKVHLRSIIQELLWFLTGSSNNNWLKERGVSIWDEWAREDGELGPVYGVQWRSWPTPDGGHVDQISDVIQTLKTNPDSRRIIVSAWNVAELNKMALMPCHAFFQFYVAPAQEPGGRGTLSCQLYQRSADIFLGVPFNIASYALLTHMVAQQCDLDVGDFIWTGGDCHIYSNHYEQVTTQLARAPHPYPTLNIKRKPASIFEYEYEDFEVLDYQCHPAIKAPVAV comes from the coding sequence ATGACCGAACACGCCCGCCCCGTCCGCTCGCAATACGAAGACTTCATGCGCCATGTGTTCACGCACGGTGTCGCAAAGGCGGACCGCACCGGCACAGGCACCCGCAGCGTCTTCGGCCACCAAATGCGGTTCAATTTGAAGGAAGGCTTTCCGCTGGTCACCACCAAGAAGGTGCACCTGCGCTCCATCATTCAGGAGCTGCTGTGGTTCCTCACGGGGTCGAGCAACAACAACTGGCTGAAAGAACGCGGCGTCAGCATCTGGGACGAATGGGCGCGCGAGGACGGCGAGTTGGGCCCCGTGTACGGCGTGCAGTGGCGCAGCTGGCCCACGCCGGACGGCGGGCACGTCGACCAGATCAGCGACGTGATCCAGACGCTCAAGACCAACCCCGACTCGCGCCGCATCATCGTGAGCGCCTGGAACGTGGCCGAGCTGAACAAGATGGCGCTGATGCCTTGCCACGCGTTCTTCCAGTTCTACGTGGCCCCGGCGCAAGAGCCCGGCGGGCGCGGCACGCTGAGCTGCCAGCTCTACCAGCGCAGTGCGGACATCTTTTTGGGCGTGCCGTTCAACATTGCCAGCTATGCGCTGCTCACCCACATGGTGGCGCAGCAGTGCGACTTGGACGTGGGTGACTTCATCTGGACGGGTGGCGATTGCCACATCTACAGCAACCACTACGAGCAAGTCACCACGCAGCTGGCGCGTGCGCCCCACCCCTATCCCACACTGAACATCAAGCGCAAGCCGGCCAGCATCTTCGAGTACGAATACGAAGACTTTGAGGTGCTGGACTACCAATGCCACCCCGCCATCAAGGCGCCTGTGGCGGTGTGA
- a CDS encoding STN domain-containing protein produces MSDVAALRDYDLPAGPLAATLNRIARDAGLALTMDAALVAERRATAVRGRLDAATALRQALAGSGLELLAISGGGYTLRPGPATPTMPDASSTTLPAVRVTASADRAGDLPPAFAGGRSRGAAALACWAIRT; encoded by the coding sequence ATGTCGGACGTTGCGGCTCTGCGTGACTACGATTTGCCTGCAGGCCCGCTGGCGGCCACCCTGAACCGCATCGCGCGTGATGCCGGTTTGGCCCTGACCATGGATGCCGCTCTGGTCGCCGAGCGGCGTGCCACCGCCGTGCGAGGCCGCCTGGATGCGGCCACGGCACTGCGCCAGGCCTTGGCTGGCTCGGGGCTCGAACTGCTGGCGATCAGCGGAGGGGGCTACACACTGCGACCCGGGCCCGCCACGCCCACCATGCCCGATGCTTCAAGCACCACGTTGCCCGCCGTGCGCGTCACCGCCAGTGCTGATCGGGCTGGCGACCTGCCGCCCGCTTTTGCCGGGGGCAGGTCGCGCGGGGCGGCCGCGTTGGCCTGCTGGGCAATCAGGACCTGA
- a CDS encoding TonB-dependent siderophore receptor: protein MDTPFSVAGYTAEVIEQQQAKSLGDLLANEASVRSDWSSRGGYSDSFTMRGFALGAGDIAFDGLYGIAPRTFTSLEGVERVEVMRGLSAMLSGVSPSASLGGVINLVPKRAGDEPLARLITSYETGGYMQGHVDVGRRFGPDKALGLRVNAVHGDGDTATDRQGARISHLAAGLDYRGDGVMLSADLGSLKRTSRAPMRAASVAAGLTSVPSAPRAGTNFAQLWGYVGLESLHGALRGEVELTRNLTAYVAAGFRNNPTDLLVSIPAITRADGTFTERNLYFFDDVNSRTGEVGLRGSVDTGAVNHRVVLSASTLRQVRYNLTHTVATGTSNIHTPVFVPQPDLSTYSTEPLLLNRQRLSSVALADTMSFMDERVQLTLGVRLQTVGSVNYGASGAVTLPVYDQRRATPAAALAFKLRPGVTLYGNYIEGLSQGPVAPVGTANAGEIFAPYVARQTEIGSKFDFQDWGATVALFQIQQPSAISVPVSGGGLPQFRVDGEQRNRGVELNAFGQVARGTRLMAGLMLLDARQSRTAGGTNDGRRAVGAPRVQANAHIDWDVPAVPGLTLSGGVLYTGRQSVTANNALGIPQWTRLDVGAAYRMQAVGRTLTLRAQLTNALDRAYWASATASSGQLSVGAPRTLALSASVDF from the coding sequence ATGGACACACCGTTTTCCGTCGCGGGCTATACCGCCGAGGTCATCGAGCAGCAGCAGGCCAAATCGCTGGGCGATTTGCTGGCCAATGAGGCATCGGTGCGCAGCGACTGGTCCTCGCGCGGCGGCTACAGCGACAGCTTCACGATGCGCGGCTTTGCACTCGGCGCAGGAGACATCGCCTTCGATGGGCTCTACGGCATTGCGCCCCGAACCTTCACCTCGCTGGAAGGCGTGGAGCGGGTGGAAGTCATGCGGGGGCTCAGCGCCATGCTGTCGGGCGTCTCGCCCAGTGCGTCCCTGGGCGGGGTGATCAACCTGGTTCCCAAGCGCGCGGGCGACGAGCCATTGGCGCGCCTCATCACCAGCTATGAAACGGGGGGGTACATGCAGGGCCACGTTGATGTGGGGCGCCGCTTTGGCCCCGACAAGGCGCTGGGCCTGCGCGTCAATGCCGTGCATGGCGACGGCGATACGGCCACCGACCGGCAGGGCGCGCGCATCAGCCACCTGGCTGCGGGGCTGGACTATCGCGGCGATGGCGTCATGCTCAGTGCCGACCTGGGCTCTCTCAAGCGGACCTCGCGTGCGCCGATGCGTGCAGCCAGCGTGGCTGCGGGGCTGACATCCGTGCCCTCGGCGCCCAGGGCAGGGACCAACTTTGCCCAGCTCTGGGGCTATGTCGGCCTGGAGTCGCTCCATGGCGCGTTGCGTGGCGAAGTGGAGCTGACCCGAAACCTCACCGCCTATGTGGCGGCCGGCTTTCGCAACAACCCGACAGACCTGCTGGTCAGCATTCCCGCGATCACGCGCGCCGATGGGACATTCACCGAGCGCAACCTGTATTTCTTTGACGACGTGAATTCGCGTACCGGCGAAGTGGGGCTGCGCGGCAGCGTCGACACCGGTGCGGTCAACCACCGCGTGGTGTTGAGTGCCAGCACCCTGCGCCAGGTGCGCTACAACCTGACGCACACGGTGGCCACGGGCACATCCAACATCCACACGCCGGTGTTTGTGCCGCAGCCTGATCTGTCGACGTATTCCACAGAGCCGCTGCTGCTGAACCGCCAGCGGCTGTCCAGCGTGGCGTTGGCCGACACGATGTCGTTCATGGATGAGCGGGTGCAACTGACGCTGGGCGTGCGCCTGCAGACGGTCGGCAGCGTCAACTACGGGGCCAGTGGGGCCGTCACGCTGCCGGTCTACGACCAGCGCCGCGCGACGCCAGCGGCGGCGCTTGCGTTCAAGCTGCGGCCGGGGGTCACGCTGTATGGCAACTACATCGAGGGCCTGTCCCAGGGGCCGGTGGCGCCTGTGGGCACCGCCAACGCGGGCGAAATCTTTGCGCCCTATGTCGCGCGGCAAACCGAGATAGGCAGCAAGTTCGATTTTCAGGACTGGGGCGCCACGGTGGCGCTGTTCCAGATCCAGCAACCCAGCGCCATCAGCGTGCCCGTGTCGGGCGGCGGCTTGCCTCAGTTTCGTGTCGATGGCGAGCAGCGCAACCGGGGTGTCGAACTCAATGCATTTGGCCAGGTGGCGCGGGGCACACGCCTGATGGCGGGGCTCATGCTGCTGGATGCGAGGCAGAGCCGGACGGCAGGCGGCACCAACGACGGCCGCCGAGCCGTGGGGGCGCCGCGTGTGCAGGCCAACGCCCACATCGATTGGGATGTACCCGCCGTGCCGGGCCTGACGCTGAGCGGCGGCGTGTTGTACACCGGGCGGCAGAGCGTGACGGCGAACAATGCGCTGGGCATCCCGCAATGGACGCGCCTGGATGTGGGCGCAGCCTACCGGATGCAGGCTGTTGGGCGGACGCTGACATTGCGCGCACAGTTGACCAACGCTTTGGACCGCGCCTACTGGGCATCGGCCACGGCGTCATCGGGCCAATTGTCTGTAGGTGCACCGCGAACCTTGGCACTGTCGGCCAGTGTCGACTTCTGA
- a CDS encoding sigma-70 family RNA polymerase sigma factor → MSAAPHPLHRLYSEHHSWLQAWLGRRLRCTHDAADLAQDTFVRLLARPAALEGSEVLREPRAYLTTVAKGLLVDFWRRGELERAYLADLALQPEALQPSPEERLAAMQMLRAVDVLMQGLTPKTRAAWLMSRLDGLTQAEIAQQLQVSVPRVRQLLENAMRHAYRLRFGATQ, encoded by the coding sequence ATGTCCGCAGCTCCCCACCCCCTGCACCGTCTCTACAGCGAACACCACAGCTGGCTGCAGGCCTGGTTGGGGCGGCGTTTGCGGTGCACGCACGATGCAGCGGATCTGGCACAGGACACCTTCGTGCGCTTGTTGGCGCGTCCTGCTGCTTTAGAGGGCTCTGAAGTCCTGCGTGAGCCGCGTGCCTACCTCACTACCGTCGCCAAAGGCCTGCTGGTGGATTTCTGGCGACGTGGTGAGCTTGAGCGTGCCTACCTGGCAGATCTGGCGCTGCAGCCCGAGGCACTGCAACCATCCCCCGAAGAGCGGCTGGCGGCCATGCAAATGCTCAGGGCGGTGGATGTGCTGATGCAGGGGCTGACCCCCAAGACGCGCGCTGCCTGGTTGATGAGCCGGCTTGACGGCCTCACTCAGGCCGAGATCGCACAGCAACTTCAGGTGTCGGTGCCGCGCGTGCGGCAACTGCTGGAGAACGCGATGCGCCATGCCTATCGCCTGCGCTTCGGTGCGACGCAATGA
- a CDS encoding FecR domain-containing protein — MDTLPVSAAVLDAAIGWQLRCVGDAGASAADTQALNDWLAAHPDHARAWRQLGEIHHQLSAVGGPSARAAVLRRTRAPARAVRAALGVALAVTCGAAMLNHFQPVSQLLADHHTGTGERRTIVLADQTVLHLNTRSAVDIAFNKDMREVRLRAGEVAVETSHANPAEQRPLVVVTEDGSLRALGTRFVVRRWARGESATGKDGGTEVTVLQSAVAARPARCAITPVELCTSERIVPNGQALRLHGGQMESITARTDADAWKDGMLVVDNQPLAEVVATLARHRPGHLGVDPAIAGLRVTGTLPLADTDQALLALTAAVPVDVAYITRWWVTLQPRAAK, encoded by the coding sequence ATGGACACGCTTCCAGTGTCGGCTGCAGTGCTCGACGCGGCCATCGGCTGGCAGCTGCGCTGCGTCGGCGATGCCGGCGCGTCGGCGGCTGACACGCAGGCACTGAACGACTGGCTGGCGGCACACCCTGACCACGCACGTGCCTGGCGCCAGTTGGGCGAGATCCATCACCAGCTTTCTGCCGTGGGCGGCCCGTCTGCGCGCGCTGCGGTGCTGCGCCGCACGCGGGCACCGGCGCGTGCCGTGCGCGCCGCACTGGGGGTGGCACTGGCCGTCACCTGCGGGGCGGCGATGCTGAACCATTTTCAGCCCGTGAGCCAGTTGCTGGCCGACCACCACACGGGCACGGGCGAGCGCCGCACCATCGTGCTGGCGGACCAGACGGTATTGCACCTGAACACCCGCAGCGCCGTGGACATCGCATTCAACAAAGACATGCGCGAAGTGCGGCTGCGCGCGGGTGAGGTGGCGGTGGAAACCAGCCATGCCAACCCTGCCGAGCAGCGGCCTCTCGTCGTGGTGACCGAGGACGGCAGCCTGCGTGCGCTGGGCACGCGTTTCGTCGTGCGTCGCTGGGCAAGGGGCGAGAGTGCAACCGGCAAGGACGGCGGCACCGAGGTCACCGTATTGCAGTCCGCCGTTGCAGCACGCCCGGCACGTTGCGCCATCACGCCGGTGGAGTTGTGCACGTCAGAGCGCATCGTGCCCAACGGGCAGGCCCTGCGTCTGCACGGCGGCCAGATGGAGTCGATCACGGCGCGGACAGACGCCGATGCGTGGAAGGACGGCATGCTGGTGGTGGACAACCAGCCGCTGGCCGAGGTGGTGGCCACTTTGGCGCGCCACCGTCCCGGCCATCTGGGCGTTGACCCTGCCATTGCAGGCCTGCGCGTCACCGGCACACTGCCGCTGGCCGACACCGACCAAGCGCTGCTGGCTCTGACGGCGGCGGTGCCGGTGGATGTTGCCTACATCACCCGCTGGTGGGTCACGCTGCAGCCGCGTGCGGCGAAGTGA
- a CDS encoding sugar ABC transporter substrate-binding protein: protein MPHSPRVVAPQRLALAAALALSLCGAASAQTELVIATVNNGHMIEMQKLSKNFEQANPDIKLKWVTLEEGVLRQRVTTDIATKGGQFDVMTIGLYEAPIWGKKGWLQELKTDAAYDADDLLPAVRSGLSVDGKLFAAPFYAESSMLMYRKDLADKAGVQVPERPTWPQIKDLAAKMHDPKNGVYGICLRGKPGWGDNMAFITTLVNTFGGQWFDMQWKPQLESKPWKDAITFYVDLLKNYGPPGSSSNSFNEILALTNSGKCGMWIDATIAASFVSDPKQSKVAEHMAFAQAPTMNTPKGANWLWSWNLAIPAGSKKVDAAQKFITWSTSKDYIQLVAKTNGWASVPTGTRKSTYASPEFQKAARFAAAEKTAIDSANPTDSTLPKSPYVGVQFAAIPEFQAIGIAVGQQMSAALAGKTTVDAALKASQVTAEREMKKGGYYK from the coding sequence ATGCCACATTCCCCCCGTGTTGTTGCTCCCCAGCGCCTCGCTCTGGCTGCTGCACTGGCCCTGTCGTTGTGCGGCGCTGCCAGCGCGCAGACCGAGCTGGTGATCGCCACCGTGAACAACGGCCACATGATCGAGATGCAAAAGCTCAGCAAGAACTTCGAGCAGGCCAACCCCGACATCAAGCTCAAGTGGGTGACGCTGGAAGAGGGCGTGCTGCGCCAGCGCGTGACGACCGACATCGCCACCAAGGGCGGCCAGTTCGACGTGATGACCATCGGCCTGTACGAGGCGCCCATCTGGGGCAAGAAGGGCTGGCTGCAAGAGCTCAAGACCGACGCCGCCTACGATGCAGACGATCTGCTGCCCGCCGTGCGCAGCGGCCTGTCGGTGGACGGCAAGCTGTTTGCCGCGCCGTTCTATGCGGAAAGCTCCATGCTCATGTACCGCAAGGACCTGGCCGACAAGGCGGGCGTGCAGGTGCCCGAGCGCCCCACCTGGCCGCAGATCAAGGACCTGGCCGCCAAGATGCACGACCCCAAGAACGGCGTGTATGGCATCTGTCTGCGCGGCAAGCCCGGCTGGGGTGACAACATGGCCTTTATCACCACGCTGGTCAACACCTTTGGCGGCCAGTGGTTTGACATGCAGTGGAAGCCCCAGCTCGAATCCAAGCCCTGGAAGGACGCGATCACCTTCTACGTCGACCTGCTCAAGAACTACGGCCCCCCCGGCTCGTCGTCCAACAGCTTCAATGAAATCCTGGCACTCACCAACTCCGGCAAGTGCGGCATGTGGATCGACGCGACCATTGCGGCCTCGTTCGTGAGCGACCCCAAGCAGTCCAAGGTGGCCGAGCACATGGCCTTTGCCCAGGCCCCCACCATGAACACGCCCAAGGGCGCCAACTGGCTGTGGTCGTGGAATCTGGCCATCCCCGCAGGCTCCAAGAAGGTCGACGCCGCGCAGAAGTTCATCACCTGGTCGACCAGCAAGGACTACATCCAGCTCGTGGCCAAAACCAATGGCTGGGCCAGCGTGCCCACTGGCACGCGCAAGAGCACCTACGCGTCGCCTGAATTCCAGAAAGCCGCCCGTTTTGCCGCCGCAGAAAAGACGGCCATCGACTCGGCCAACCCCACCGATTCGACCCTGCCCAAGAGCCCGTATGTGGGCGTGCAGTTTGCTGCCATCCCTGAGTTCCAGGCCATCGGCATCGCTGTGGGCCAGCAGATGAGCGCAGCCCTGGCGGGCAAGACCACGGTGGACGCCGCGCTCAAGGCCAGCCAGGTGACCGCCGAGCGTGAGATGAAGAAGGGCGGGTATTACAAGTAA
- a CDS encoding carbohydrate ABC transporter permease has translation MNRLLPRLLLTPAMATLFLWMIVPLVMTIYFSLIRYNLMQPDQSGFAGLENFEYFVTDPSFGTAVLNTVWLLGSVILITVVVGIAIALLINDPFPGRGIVRVLLISPFFVMPTVNALMWKNMMMNPIYGVLAQVWMFFGAQPVDWLTDFPLFSVIVMVSWQWLPFATLIFMTALQSMNHEQLEAARMDGATYLQQLRYLYLPHLGRSVAVVVMIELIFLLSIFAEIYTTTGGGPGDASTNVTFLIFKQALLNFDAGVASAGALFAVVLANIAAVFLIRMVGKNLDK, from the coding sequence ATGAACCGCCTGCTCCCCCGCCTGCTGCTCACGCCAGCCATGGCCACGCTCTTCCTGTGGATGATCGTGCCGCTGGTGATGACGATCTACTTCTCGCTCATCCGCTACAACCTCATGCAGCCCGACCAGTCGGGCTTTGCGGGGCTGGAGAATTTCGAGTACTTCGTCACCGACCCGTCGTTTGGCACCGCCGTGCTCAACACCGTGTGGCTGCTGGGCAGCGTGATCCTGATCACGGTGGTGGTGGGCATTGCGATTGCGCTGCTCATCAACGACCCGTTTCCGGGGCGCGGCATTGTGCGGGTGTTGCTGATTTCGCCGTTCTTCGTCATGCCCACCGTGAACGCGCTGATGTGGAAGAACATGATGATGAACCCCATCTACGGCGTGCTGGCGCAGGTGTGGATGTTCTTTGGCGCGCAGCCGGTGGATTGGCTCACCGACTTTCCGCTGTTCTCCGTCATCGTCATGGTGTCGTGGCAATGGCTGCCGTTTGCCACGCTCATCTTCATGACCGCGCTGCAAAGCATGAACCACGAGCAGCTCGAAGCCGCCCGCATGGATGGCGCCACCTACCTGCAGCAGCTGCGCTACCTGTACCTGCCGCACCTGGGGCGCTCGGTGGCGGTGGTTGTGATGATTGAGCTGATCTTTCTGCTCAGCATCTTTGCCGAGATCTACACCACCACAGGCGGTGGCCCGGGTGATGCGAGCACCAACGTCACCTTCCTCATCTTCAAGCAGGCGCTGCTCAACTTTGATGCGGGCGTGGCCTCGGCCGGGGCGCTGTTTGCGGTGGTGCTGGCCAACATCGCGGCTGTGTTCCTGATCCGCATGGTTGGCAAGAACCTGGACAAATAA
- a CDS encoding carbohydrate ABC transporter permease — protein MTARRRSKFPLGLLALRTAVAWAVALLLVFPLAWLFLTAFKTELQAIAVPPQILFTPTLENFHEVQERSDYLLYAKNSVITSVLSTLVGLMLAAPAAYAMAFFKGKYTKDILMWMLSTKMMPAVGALVPIYVLAQKSHLLDTQLALIIVFALSNLPIMVWMLYSHFKDIPREILEAARMDGATLWQEVRLVLLPLGMGGLASTGLLCLVLSWNEAFWSLNLSAAKAGTLATLIASYSSPEGLFWAKLSAASLMAIAPIVVFGWFSQKQLVQGLTFGAVK, from the coding sequence ATGACTGCTCGCCGCCGTTCCAAATTCCCGCTCGGCCTTTTGGCCCTGCGCACTGCCGTGGCCTGGGCCGTGGCCTTGCTGCTGGTGTTTCCGCTGGCCTGGCTGTTCCTCACCGCCTTCAAGACCGAGCTGCAGGCCATTGCAGTGCCCCCGCAAATCCTGTTCACGCCCACGCTCGAAAACTTCCACGAAGTGCAAGAGCGCAGCGACTACCTGCTGTACGCCAAGAACTCGGTCATCACCAGCGTGCTGTCCACCCTGGTGGGGCTGATGCTGGCAGCGCCCGCGGCCTATGCCATGGCGTTCTTCAAGGGCAAGTACACCAAGGACATTTTGATGTGGATGCTCTCGACCAAGATGATGCCCGCCGTGGGCGCGCTGGTGCCCATCTACGTGCTGGCGCAAAAGAGCCACCTGCTCGACACGCAGCTCGCGCTGATCATCGTGTTCGCGCTGTCCAACCTGCCCATCATGGTCTGGATGCTGTATTCGCACTTCAAGGACATCCCACGCGAGATCCTGGAGGCCGCCCGCATGGACGGCGCCACGCTGTGGCAAGAGGTGCGCCTGGTGCTGCTGCCGCTGGGCATGGGGGGCCTCGCATCCACCGGCCTCTTGTGCCTGGTGCTGTCGTGGAACGAGGCCTTCTGGAGCCTGAACCTCAGCGCCGCCAAGGCGGGCACGCTGGCCACGCTGATCGCGTCGTACTCCAGCCCCGAGGGCCTGTTCTGGGCCAAGTTGTCTGCCGCGTCGCTCATGGCGATTGCGCCCATCGTGGTGTTTGGCTGGTTCAGCCAGAAGCAGCTCGTGCAGGGCCTGACCTTCGGTGCTGTGAAATGA